A genomic stretch from Lachnospiraceae bacterium includes:
- a CDS encoding DNA internalization-related competence protein ComEC/Rec2 has translation MKKRPIVWTCFGYIVFLLIILLVKPEWGETLFRWSAAEEEVKKRYVNTGEIQGEVLSVEIKKQQYQIRIRLQDGTICIGIVPIEKQVFPGDTIKLKGKVRWPEPPANPGEWDGQLYARTHRFSFYMQGEQIQVIEKGKRSLQRLLFLWKQQLSDGIDRQWSMPWSGIMKSILLGQRGEVEPLIKDTWSQAGIAHVIAISGLHLTVLSQAVFCFLKRFQRIRTAQAETMAVIWLYVVFTGGAIATLRAALMFTIQTLAALLNREEDTPTTLALTAGILLLIQPLYLLEAGFWLSFSAVLALRYGRVWIMSLPFLPYRIRRKIAASLAVSLMVTPISLWFFYQSSIWGFVLNFWVLPAMGAVIPIGLASLMLGAIHPALGAGFSEVVRFILWSFQKGSELFLQIPGGMLRGQPSWYKLIVYYLLLGSVIYYFSKPSPYGKRMVYGLCLSVLTFILFYRVSFWRIIYLDVGQGDCAVIEWKNRVWIIDAGPQYDSVLKPYLLQRGIKEIEGIILSHPDWDHIEGLLALSEDSNFKIKGLWEAQEKVQETEYRQQLEQNISRQGGEIRKIRAGYQLSYNGMHWKAISPVKEYPDINQSSLVVQFQIEDIKFLFTGDIDVYTEADQAGLWEKVQILKVAHHGSRSSSSLEFLIKVDPRLAVISCERQHAYGHPHPEVLERLQKENIECVVTDDAGAVWVENRWGKVCYSTFKEGGTE, from the coding sequence ATGAAGAAGCGTCCTATTGTCTGGACATGTTTTGGATATATTGTTTTTTTGCTGATCATTTTACTTGTAAAGCCTGAATGGGGAGAGACTCTTTTTAGATGGAGCGCAGCAGAAGAGGAGGTAAAGAAGCGGTATGTGAATACCGGTGAAATACAAGGAGAGGTTTTATCGGTAGAAATCAAAAAGCAGCAGTATCAAATCAGAATCAGACTGCAGGATGGGACTATTTGTATCGGAATAGTGCCGATAGAAAAGCAGGTCTTTCCCGGAGATACGATTAAGCTAAAAGGAAAAGTGCGATGGCCAGAGCCGCCTGCCAATCCCGGGGAGTGGGATGGTCAGCTTTACGCAAGAACACACCGTTTTTCTTTTTATATGCAGGGCGAGCAGATACAAGTGATAGAAAAAGGAAAAAGAAGCTTGCAGAGGTTGCTTTTTTTGTGGAAGCAGCAGCTTTCGGATGGTATTGACAGACAATGGAGCATGCCATGGAGCGGCATTATGAAATCCATTTTATTGGGGCAAAGAGGAGAAGTAGAGCCACTGATTAAGGATACGTGGAGTCAGGCCGGGATTGCCCATGTGATTGCCATTTCAGGGCTGCATCTAACCGTGCTGTCGCAGGCCGTATTCTGTTTTTTAAAGCGATTTCAAAGGATTAGGACGGCTCAAGCAGAAACCATGGCTGTAATATGGCTGTATGTGGTCTTTACAGGCGGTGCCATAGCGACGCTGAGGGCAGCGTTGATGTTTACCATCCAAACATTGGCAGCTCTTTTAAACCGAGAGGAGGATACGCCGACCACGCTTGCTTTAACAGCAGGGATTCTTTTGCTGATACAACCATTATATCTTTTGGAGGCTGGGTTTTGGCTGTCTTTTTCAGCAGTACTGGCGCTCCGGTATGGAAGAGTATGGATTATGTCATTGCCTTTTCTTCCTTATCGAATCAGGAGAAAAATAGCGGCATCCTTAGCGGTAAGTCTTATGGTTACCCCCATTTCATTATGGTTTTTTTATCAGAGCTCTATTTGGGGATTTGTTTTAAACTTTTGGGTGCTGCCGGCAATGGGGGCTGTTATTCCAATAGGACTGGCCTCTCTTATGCTGGGAGCAATTCATCCGGCGCTGGGGGCTGGTTTTTCAGAAGTGGTACGATTTATTTTATGGAGTTTTCAAAAGGGAAGCGAACTTTTTTTGCAAATACCGGGAGGAATGCTGCGCGGACAGCCGTCATGGTACAAGCTGATCGTCTATTATTTGCTTTTAGGCAGTGTGATTTATTATTTTTCAAAGCCATCCCCGTACGGCAAGAGGATGGTGTATGGTCTATGTCTATCCGTACTGACGTTTATTTTGTTTTATCGGGTTTCTTTTTGGCGCATTATCTATTTGGATGTTGGACAAGGAGACTGTGCTGTGATAGAATGGAAGAACAGGGTGTGGATTATCGATGCAGGTCCGCAGTATGATTCGGTTTTAAAGCCATATTTGCTGCAAAGAGGTATTAAAGAGATTGAGGGAATTATTTTGTCGCATCCGGATTGGGATCATATAGAGGGGCTGCTTGCACTCTCAGAGGATTCGAATTTTAAGATTAAAGGATTGTGGGAAGCGCAGGAGAAAGTACAGGAGACCGAATATCGGCAGCAGCTGGAGCAAAATATCAGCAGGCAAGGCGGAGAAATCAGAAAAATCAGGGCCGGATATCAGCTGTCCTATAACGGAATGCACTGGAAAGCGATATCGCCGGTTAAGGAATATCCTGATATCAACCAAAGCTCTCTGGTTGTGCAGTTTCAAATAGAAGATATAAAGTTTCTTTTTACAGGTGATATAGATGTATATACAGAAGCAGATCAGGCTGGTCTATGGGAAAAGGTACAGATTCTCAAAGTGGCACACCATGGCTCCCGAAGCTCTTCTTCTTTAGAGTTTTTAATTAAAGTAGATCCTAGATTAGCCGTAATCAGCTGTGAACGTCAGCATGCCTATGGCCATCCGCATCCGGAAGTGCTTGAGCGGCTGCAGAAAGAGAATATTGAATGTGTTGTTACGGATGATGCAGGAGCAGTTTGGGTTGAGAATCGATGGGGAAAGGTTTGTTATTCTACCTTTAAAGAGGGAGGCACAGAGTGA
- the holA gene encoding DNA polymerase III subunit delta — translation MKQLKEQIQKKDIGNLYLFYGEERYLIDIYEKRIKRALLQPEDEMMNLDVLQSPQDLMQIEASIETLPFMAEKRLVIVKESGAFDKGGRLIELADRIGQLPETTVLIWIETKIDKRSKLFKAVQKYGRVIEFKRLTERELLLWIEKEARQKKTQIDQRTASYFLSCTGNDMTHIYTELEKLLSYVKEKGVIERQDIDAMITPTIENSIFKLTDYLGSQRPAAAYQIYRQLIEDNEPVQRILYMIIRQFRLLYRASLMQNADAAAVAKELGVPGFAAGNYQIQAKRFGQVRLKELLRHLLEMDVAIKTGEMSAEEAADLIMLQYAKPSVQ, via the coding sequence GTGAAGCAGTTAAAAGAACAGATCCAGAAAAAGGACATTGGCAATTTATATCTATTTTACGGAGAGGAACGATATTTAATTGACATATATGAGAAAAGAATTAAACGAGCCCTGCTGCAGCCAGAAGATGAAATGATGAATCTGGATGTTTTGCAATCGCCGCAGGACCTCATGCAGATAGAGGCGAGCATAGAGACGCTTCCGTTCATGGCAGAAAAACGACTTGTGATTGTAAAAGAAAGCGGAGCATTTGATAAAGGGGGACGCCTGATAGAGCTAGCAGATAGAATAGGGCAGCTGCCGGAAACGACAGTACTGATTTGGATTGAGACAAAAATCGATAAACGCTCCAAGCTTTTCAAGGCTGTACAAAAATATGGCCGTGTGATTGAGTTTAAACGTCTGACAGAGCGGGAACTGCTTCTTTGGATTGAAAAGGAAGCACGGCAGAAAAAAACGCAGATCGATCAGCGCACAGCGTCATATTTTTTAAGCTGTACAGGAAATGATATGACACACATCTATACAGAGCTGGAGAAGCTGCTGAGTTATGTTAAAGAAAAGGGAGTGATCGAGCGACAGGATATTGACGCCATGATTACCCCGACGATTGAAAATAGTATCTTTAAATTGACCGATTATTTGGGCAGTCAAAGACCGGCAGCGGCCTATCAGATCTATCGTCAATTGATTGAGGATAATGAGCCGGTACAGCGTATTTTATATATGATTATTCGGCAGTTTCGGTTGCTGTACCGAGCTTCTTTGATGCAAAATGCAGATGCGGCTGCGGTAGCGAAGGAGCTGGGGGTACCGGGATTTGCAGCAGGCAATTATCAGATACAGGCTAAAAGGTTTGGTCAGGTGCGTTTAAAAGAGCTGCTGAGACATCTGTTGGAAATGGATGTAGCGATCAAGACAGGAGAGATGAGCGCAGAGGAAGCGGCCGATCTGATTATGCTGCAGTATGCCAAGCCATCTGTGCAGTAA
- the rpsT gene encoding 30S ribosomal protein S20 — MANIKSAKKRILVIRTKTLRNKMIKSSVKTAIKKVTAACEAKDAAAAKAALTQAISAIDKAKSKGVYHKNNAARKVSRLTKMVNKIA; from the coding sequence ATGGCTAATATTAAATCTGCCAAAAAGCGTATTCTGGTTATTCGTACTAAAACTCTTCGTAACAAAATGATCAAATCCAGTGTAAAGACTGCTATTAAAAAAGTAACGGCTGCTTGTGAGGCAAAGGATGCTGCAGCAGCTAAAGCAGCACTTACTCAGGCAATTTCTGCGATTGATAAGGCGAAGAGCAAGGGCGTATACCATAAAAATAACGCAGCGCGTAAAGTTTCGCGTTTAACCAAGATGGTTAACAAAATCGCCTAA
- a CDS encoding GPR endopeptidase has product MRTDIALEACLNAAEEITGAEWTQENGEDKVVVSTVKITTPEGAKRLGRPMGKYITLECPYLRENTLEIHERIIEGLTKIWKDFLDTFSKANSILVVGLGNRRVTADALGPQVVDQVLATRHIREQLPKEWKGNLGVVSALAPGVMGQTGIETGEIIEALVKAISPDVVIAIDALAAGSIERLVNTIQICDTGIQPGAGMGNRRRELSEKTLGVPVLAVGVPTVVDASDIAEKEDMDAYYVTPKDMDVVMKRLSLMIASSLNRALHRLSPEELKAYLY; this is encoded by the coding sequence ATGAGAACAGATATAGCGCTGGAAGCATGTTTAAACGCAGCGGAAGAAATAACGGGGGCGGAGTGGACACAGGAAAACGGGGAAGACAAGGTCGTTGTGTCCACTGTGAAGATTACTACGCCAGAGGGCGCAAAACGTTTAGGCCGACCGATGGGAAAATATATTACTCTGGAATGTCCTTATTTGAGAGAGAATACGTTGGAAATCCACGAACGAATTATTGAGGGCCTGACTAAGATTTGGAAGGACTTTTTAGATACCTTTTCTAAAGCAAATTCTATTTTGGTGGTAGGGCTGGGAAACCGAAGGGTGACGGCCGATGCGCTGGGTCCGCAGGTTGTGGATCAGGTGCTGGCAACCAGACATATCCGTGAGCAGCTGCCAAAGGAATGGAAGGGGAATTTGGGAGTGGTTTCGGCGCTGGCGCCGGGTGTGATGGGACAGACGGGAATAGAAACGGGAGAGATCATTGAGGCGCTAGTGAAGGCGATTAGTCCGGATGTTGTGATTGCGATTGATGCTTTGGCGGCAGGTTCTATAGAGCGTCTGGTGAATACGATTCAGATCTGCGATACAGGCATTCAGCCAGGAGCGGGGATGGGAAACCGCAGACGTGAGCTGTCGGAGAAGACTTTAGGCGTACCGGTGCTTGCGGTGGGGGTGCCTACCGTGGTGGATGCATCAGATATTGCTGAAAAGGAAGATATGGATGCCTACTATGTGACGCCGAAAGATATGGATGTAGTGATGAAACGGCTTAGTCTGATGATTGCCAGCAGTCTGAATAGGGCGCTGCATCGTTTATCACCAGAAGAACTAAAGGCATATTTATATTAA